Proteins co-encoded in one Arthrobacter sp. ERGS1:01 genomic window:
- a CDS encoding FmdB family zinc ribbon protein has product MPTYAYACKDCGHAFDIQQSFSDDSLSVCPECRGALRKKFNSVGVVFKGSGFYRTDSRSGSSTVPAASGSAPTAKESAPAAPAASSAAKAPASVGS; this is encoded by the coding sequence GTGCCCACTTACGCCTATGCTTGCAAAGACTGCGGCCATGCATTCGACATCCAGCAGTCGTTCAGTGACGACTCCCTGTCTGTCTGCCCCGAATGCCGCGGCGCCCTGCGCAAGAAGTTCAACTCCGTGGGCGTTGTATTCAAAGGCTCCGGCTTCTACCGCACGGATTCCCGCTCCGGTTCCAGCACCGTGCCGGCTGCCAGCGGCTCCGCACCTACCGCCAAGGAATCAGCCCCGGCTGCACCCGCTGCGAGCAGTGCCGCCAAGGCGCCCGCGAGCGTCGGAAGCTAG
- a CDS encoding DUF4011 domain-containing protein: MSVWSRPFRSNAEKKAPVSEVASPDESSIELQTWLAGLDTYSGPDTALAFAKTNTGCIDLTHAHPSGLAQLLAGRKTRLSTLIREPEHYASAKRAAAALRAKIFELSTDRGIDVGYLAAGLARWSAVDGPNSGDVCAPVLLAAVALSVRAGQDDYELQLMEQAQINPALVTHLREHSSIFVDAPALGRLAYSTARFDPVPVLDKLRTLLAPVPGASVEHDLLVSTFAFLADNLADPALQVGTELLEQLQRHSGDDVLPVELEPDFSRFTALDERHPAEEILVRDADPQQQYVLDLVRAGESVLVSTPPGTGQTQTAINAVAQLVHDGKSVLVVGERRSTLNEFAQILADMDLDSLLLQLSAQTGPQQLKSQLIRSITRNEKAVEPQLAGLYETLVDHRHQLVDHVASLHNVRERWGCSPYQAMQSLAELTSIHPAPATTVRLKRSVLDNIKDRAELSGRLRRAAELGSFSQVAVGSAWHGSRLVTRKETEEAYALAEDLFEHVPAFAEKMREVAEFGQIRHGNTFAEWGRQLQMLVAIRESLDKFKSDVFDWPIDEMIAATASTAWRRERGIDMPALQRARYRRNAKDFVRPGVHIADLHESLVLVNEQSSLWAAAATSKRHPTVPAGLAELNGTFRELHKKLRTLGTSLERTVDGGDLLNFNAGELVGRLEALVADKASLETLPERTLLLESMREQGLGELLDDLSRREVGAGETRAELELAWWQSALEAMISGDDYLAMSDGDNLRRLEAEFRLADQTHVASGPSRIRWKLAQEWREVVAGRNRQGEMLRNVLKDGRVSLEALGAQAPDLLKNLVPVFTASPLVVPSVIPAGYRFDAVVILDAESTSLQSALPALARAEQVVAFGDEQTACPRSFTVAVGDPEAKGVDQHPLESVLGALSRVLPRHRLTVSYRAVDEDLVLQLSNGFYDSQLQRLPDGRAVTGLERALTVDYLPDGKGLPGAGSGGVESVVAEVNRVVDMVFEHARVRPRESLAVITASDRHAVRVAQAIRLQMANHPLLASFFESGPESFRVVTVDRAAGLVRDRVIFSLGYGRTPHGRALHGFGALSEPDGRAKFALAMTRARHHIHIITCFRPEDLDEQRLSHGAVDFFELLDRELAGKSLLGTPASRAQDSEKQSGEDPLVADLADRLRARGARVWHHYDGALDIVAAPDPVQLLGRDDHEIPVPVAVESDGTAKYQNMSVRERSRLRPQMLERLGWRYVPLWTIEVFTDPSNCADQIGRYLGLASVVDSDLSSLVGTALDTSMTAVIDSPRSRRRTPLLDSAEPAVATLEVASSAAGTSAAATPEAAVAQLAGEPAEGGAVATAAEAVARSTAAKSVADQLGLGRDDALDAEFDEPAAGNPRTSETTETTAREEGVTPVSEPGENNNGENNKDESAAPVTDDATADSATAKPAGTESDVLPKVAPHDAAHTWGDEPGDRGHDAWLRENKPPHWG; encoded by the coding sequence ATGTCAGTATGGTCAAGACCGTTTCGCTCAAATGCAGAGAAGAAGGCTCCCGTGTCCGAAGTTGCAAGTCCCGATGAGAGCTCGATCGAGCTCCAAACATGGCTTGCGGGATTGGATACCTACTCCGGGCCCGACACAGCACTGGCGTTCGCCAAGACGAACACCGGTTGCATTGACCTCACCCATGCGCACCCCTCCGGCCTTGCGCAACTGCTGGCCGGACGGAAAACACGCCTCTCAACACTGATCCGCGAACCCGAGCACTACGCGTCCGCGAAGCGTGCCGCAGCAGCCCTGCGCGCGAAAATCTTTGAACTCAGCACCGACCGCGGCATCGACGTCGGCTACCTCGCCGCCGGGCTGGCCCGCTGGTCGGCCGTGGACGGACCCAACAGCGGCGACGTCTGCGCTCCCGTGCTGCTGGCTGCCGTCGCCCTGAGCGTGCGTGCCGGCCAGGACGACTACGAACTCCAACTCATGGAGCAGGCCCAGATCAACCCGGCCCTCGTGACGCACCTGCGCGAGCACTCCAGCATCTTCGTGGATGCACCCGCATTGGGACGCCTGGCCTACAGCACCGCGCGTTTTGACCCGGTGCCCGTGCTGGACAAGCTGCGCACCCTCCTGGCCCCCGTGCCCGGCGCCTCGGTGGAACATGACCTGTTGGTCTCCACCTTCGCCTTCCTGGCCGACAACCTGGCCGACCCCGCCCTGCAGGTGGGCACCGAATTGTTGGAACAGCTGCAACGCCACAGCGGCGACGACGTCCTGCCGGTTGAACTCGAGCCCGACTTCTCCCGCTTCACGGCCCTGGATGAGCGGCACCCGGCCGAGGAAATCCTGGTCCGCGACGCCGACCCCCAGCAGCAGTATGTGCTGGACCTTGTCCGGGCCGGCGAGTCCGTGCTCGTGTCCACGCCTCCCGGCACGGGCCAAACCCAGACGGCCATCAACGCCGTGGCCCAGCTGGTCCACGACGGCAAGAGCGTGCTGGTGGTGGGGGAGCGGCGCAGCACCCTGAACGAGTTTGCCCAGATCCTGGCGGACATGGACCTGGATTCGCTGCTGCTCCAGCTCAGCGCCCAGACGGGACCACAACAGCTCAAGTCCCAGCTGATCCGTTCCATCACCCGCAACGAGAAGGCCGTGGAACCGCAGCTGGCAGGCCTGTACGAGACCTTGGTGGATCACCGCCACCAGCTCGTGGACCATGTGGCGAGCCTGCACAACGTGCGCGAACGCTGGGGCTGCTCGCCCTACCAGGCCATGCAGTCGCTGGCCGAACTGACATCCATCCACCCGGCACCGGCCACCACCGTCCGGCTCAAGCGCAGCGTCCTGGACAACATCAAGGACCGCGCCGAACTCAGCGGACGACTGCGCCGTGCCGCCGAACTTGGCTCGTTCAGCCAGGTGGCGGTGGGCAGTGCCTGGCACGGCTCCCGGCTGGTGACCCGCAAGGAGACCGAGGAAGCCTACGCCCTGGCGGAGGATCTCTTCGAGCACGTTCCGGCATTCGCGGAAAAAATGCGCGAGGTGGCCGAGTTTGGCCAGATCCGCCACGGCAACACCTTCGCCGAATGGGGACGCCAGCTGCAGATGCTGGTCGCCATCCGCGAGAGCCTGGACAAGTTCAAGTCAGATGTTTTTGACTGGCCCATCGACGAGATGATCGCGGCCACCGCCTCAACGGCCTGGCGCCGCGAGCGGGGCATCGACATGCCTGCCCTGCAGCGTGCCCGCTACCGCCGCAACGCCAAGGACTTCGTCCGTCCGGGCGTGCACATCGCGGATCTGCACGAGTCCCTTGTACTCGTGAACGAGCAAAGCTCGCTGTGGGCGGCCGCCGCCACCAGCAAGCGCCACCCCACGGTTCCGGCCGGGCTGGCCGAGCTCAACGGCACCTTCCGGGAGCTCCACAAGAAACTGCGCACCCTGGGCACGTCCCTGGAACGTACGGTGGACGGCGGGGACCTGCTGAACTTCAACGCCGGGGAACTGGTGGGCCGGCTCGAGGCGCTCGTTGCAGACAAGGCTTCGCTGGAGACCCTGCCGGAGCGGACGCTCCTGCTCGAAAGCATGCGCGAGCAGGGCTTGGGCGAGCTGCTCGATGACCTGTCCCGCCGCGAGGTGGGTGCGGGGGAGACCCGCGCCGAGCTTGAACTGGCCTGGTGGCAGTCGGCCCTTGAGGCCATGATCAGCGGCGATGACTACCTTGCGATGTCCGACGGCGACAACCTCCGCCGCCTGGAGGCCGAGTTCCGCCTAGCCGACCAGACACATGTGGCGTCCGGCCCCAGCCGTATCCGGTGGAAGCTCGCGCAGGAATGGCGCGAGGTGGTCGCCGGGCGCAACCGCCAGGGTGAGATGCTCCGCAACGTGCTCAAAGACGGCAGGGTTTCCCTGGAGGCCCTGGGCGCGCAGGCTCCCGACCTGCTCAAGAACCTGGTTCCCGTATTCACCGCCAGCCCGCTGGTGGTGCCCTCCGTGATCCCGGCCGGTTACCGTTTCGACGCCGTCGTAATCCTGGACGCCGAATCCACCTCGCTGCAGTCGGCGCTGCCGGCACTGGCCCGGGCCGAACAAGTCGTGGCGTTTGGCGACGAGCAGACGGCCTGCCCGCGCAGCTTCACCGTGGCTGTTGGCGATCCCGAGGCCAAGGGCGTCGACCAGCATCCACTGGAGAGCGTGCTTGGCGCGCTGTCTCGCGTTCTGCCGCGTCACCGCCTCACGGTCTCCTACCGCGCCGTCGATGAAGACCTGGTGCTGCAACTGAGCAACGGCTTCTATGATTCGCAGCTGCAGCGGCTCCCCGACGGCCGCGCCGTCACGGGGCTGGAACGGGCGCTCACCGTCGACTACCTCCCGGATGGCAAGGGCCTGCCGGGCGCCGGCAGCGGCGGCGTTGAATCCGTCGTCGCCGAGGTCAACCGCGTGGTGGACATGGTGTTTGAACACGCCAGGGTCCGTCCCCGCGAGTCGCTGGCCGTCATCACCGCGAGCGATCGCCACGCCGTGCGCGTGGCCCAGGCCATCCGCCTGCAAATGGCCAACCACCCCCTCCTGGCCAGCTTCTTTGAGTCTGGCCCGGAATCGTTCCGTGTCGTGACGGTGGACAGGGCGGCCGGACTGGTCCGTGACCGGGTCATCTTCTCCCTGGGCTATGGGCGGACCCCGCACGGCCGCGCACTGCACGGATTTGGTGCCTTGTCCGAGCCCGACGGCCGCGCGAAGTTTGCCTTGGCCATGACCCGGGCCCGCCACCACATCCACATCATCACCTGCTTCCGGCCCGAAGACCTGGACGAGCAGAGACTCAGCCATGGCGCCGTGGACTTCTTCGAGCTCTTGGATCGCGAACTCGCCGGGAAGTCCCTGCTGGGCACCCCGGCCTCCCGGGCACAGGACAGCGAGAAGCAGTCGGGCGAGGACCCGCTGGTGGCGGACCTCGCCGACCGGTTGCGGGCCCGTGGCGCGCGCGTTTGGCACCACTACGACGGCGCCCTGGACATTGTGGCCGCACCGGACCCCGTCCAGCTTCTGGGCCGAGACGACCACGAGATCCCCGTGCCCGTGGCAGTGGAATCCGACGGAACCGCGAAATACCAGAACATGAGCGTTCGTGAACGCAGCCGCCTGCGTCCGCAAATGCTCGAACGCCTCGGCTGGCGTTACGTCCCGCTGTGGACCATCGAAGTCTTCACCGATCCCTCCAACTGCGCCGACCAAATTGGCCGGTACCTGGGATTGGCCTCCGTGGTCGACTCGGATCTCTCTTCCCTGGTGGGCACCGCGCTGGACACCTCGATGACGGCCGTCATCGACTCCCCGCGGTCCCGCCGCAGGACACCGCTCCTCGACTCGGCTGAGCCAGCAGTTGCCACTCTGGAGGTTGCAAGCTCTGCCGCCGGAACCTCCGCTGCGGCAACCCCCGAAGCTGCCGTTGCTCAGCTTGCAGGGGAGCCTGCCGAGGGCGGCGCCGTTGCGACTGCCGCGGAGGCAGTTGCCAGGTCGACGGCAGCCAAGTCCGTCGCCGACCAGCTGGGCCTTGGCCGGGACGACGCGCTGGATGCGGAGTTCGACGAACCCGCTGCCGGGAACCCGCGGACAAGTGAAACAACCGAAACAACAGCACGTGAAGAAGGTGTGACCCCGGTGAGTGAGCCTGGTGAAAACAACAATGGCGAGAACAACAAGGATGAATCCGCCGCGCCTGTGACGGACGACGCCACAGCCGATTCGGCTACGGCCAAGCCCGCGGGAACGGAGTCGGACGTGCTGCCCAAGGTGGCCCCGCACGACGCCGCACATACCTGGGGCGACGAACCCGGCGACCGGGGCCACGATGCGTGGTTGCGGGAAAACAAGCCCCCGCACTGGGGCTGA
- a CDS encoding SDR family oxidoreductase translates to MVVIAVAGGTGTAGRAVVQDAVARGYSVRSLSRHVPVDGDAKRVHGATYLEADFRTGRGVAEALAGVDVLVETLDARTGSALKALPSTSVAVLAAASHAGVSRCVLLTIVNAAECTMGYYQVQAARARSYEASGMATTVVYATQFHNLVAGLFSAGAKVGLIPAFSGVSFQPISTSDVARVLVDEAVAGLAPGAPEHHSVQAGGPSVWTMKVLAEQWKSVTGRRGVVTAVRLPGAFGTFLRAGKNLVPDAAVGGVEFGEWLQDRQ, encoded by the coding sequence ATGGTTGTCATTGCTGTTGCCGGAGGGACGGGCACCGCTGGACGCGCGGTGGTGCAGGATGCCGTGGCACGCGGCTATTCGGTGCGGTCGCTGAGCCGGCACGTGCCCGTGGACGGCGACGCGAAAAGGGTCCATGGTGCCACCTACCTCGAGGCGGATTTCCGGACCGGACGTGGCGTAGCCGAGGCGCTGGCCGGCGTCGACGTTTTGGTCGAGACATTGGATGCCCGGACGGGATCCGCGTTGAAGGCGCTGCCGTCCACGAGCGTGGCGGTTTTGGCGGCGGCCTCGCACGCCGGCGTGTCCCGGTGTGTGCTGCTGACCATCGTCAACGCGGCCGAGTGCACCATGGGGTATTACCAGGTGCAGGCCGCACGGGCGCGCAGCTACGAGGCCTCGGGCATGGCCACCACGGTGGTTTACGCGACGCAGTTCCACAATCTGGTGGCCGGATTGTTTTCCGCAGGAGCCAAGGTCGGCTTGATCCCGGCGTTCAGCGGTGTGTCCTTCCAGCCGATTTCGACGTCGGATGTGGCGCGGGTGCTCGTTGACGAGGCCGTTGCGGGATTGGCCCCCGGGGCGCCGGAGCACCACTCGGTGCAGGCAGGCGGGCCTTCGGTGTGGACCATGAAGGTGCTGGCGGAGCAGTGGAAATCGGTGACGGGCCGGCGCGGCGTGGTGACCGCAGTGCGGCTGCCCGGAGCATTCGGCACGTTCCTGCGGGCGGGAAAGAACCTGGTGCCCGATGCGGCGGTGGGCGGCGTCGAATTTGGCGAATGGCTCCAAGACCGGCAGTAG
- a CDS encoding DUF3817 domain-containing protein: MTDPKSAERTNTTAGRPAPKRRFGGTPAQIMGALKLYKVLAYATGIMLLLLTVELVVRYGFGSVLMAGGTNAVTGASHGFGFVAIDAVSGGVNLSTTVLIVHGWMYVVYLIADFRLWSMMRWRFPKFVLIALGGVVPFLSFIVEGRVHKQAMAEIAANPQAPKRY, translated from the coding sequence GTGACCGATCCCAAGTCCGCAGAGCGCACCAACACCACCGCCGGGCGTCCCGCACCGAAGCGCCGTTTCGGCGGCACCCCCGCACAGATCATGGGCGCCCTGAAGCTCTACAAGGTGCTCGCCTACGCCACAGGCATCATGCTGTTGCTGCTGACCGTCGAACTTGTGGTCCGCTACGGCTTCGGCAGCGTGCTCATGGCCGGCGGCACAAACGCCGTCACGGGTGCCTCGCACGGCTTCGGCTTTGTCGCCATCGATGCGGTGTCCGGTGGCGTGAACCTGTCCACCACGGTGCTGATCGTGCACGGCTGGATGTACGTGGTGTACCTGATCGCCGACTTCCGCCTGTGGTCGATGATGCGCTGGCGCTTCCCGAAGTTCGTCCTCATCGCCCTGGGCGGCGTGGTGCCGTTCCTGTCGTTCATCGTCGAGGGCCGCGTCCACAAGCAGGCCATGGCGGAAATTGCCGCCAACCCGCAGGCGCCCAAGCGTTACTGA
- a CDS encoding 5-formyltetrahydrofolate cyclo-ligase, which translates to MNPSSKIEWRAVLRAARISMDDAGRSRAAAGLAAAGLAWAGSVSNGTSQGAVCAYISTGHEPPTELLLAALVRAGHPIFVPVCEPDHQLSWTPWTPGVEMVRSVLAPVMEPVGPRLPFSSLGQVAGILLPALAADTTGVRLGQGGGYYDRFLASLGNAVRGSVTAGTAASTAAGDFGAADGFGAVPTAAVVHDSEVFAPGLLPHDTLDKPVDYVVTPSGYRPVTSARSGAGVG; encoded by the coding sequence ATGAACCCCTCCAGCAAGATTGAATGGCGCGCCGTGCTGCGCGCCGCCCGCATCTCCATGGACGACGCCGGCCGCTCCCGTGCCGCCGCCGGCCTCGCCGCCGCGGGGCTCGCCTGGGCCGGATCCGTGAGCAATGGCACATCCCAGGGCGCCGTGTGCGCCTACATTTCCACCGGCCACGAGCCACCCACGGAACTGCTGCTGGCTGCCCTGGTGCGGGCCGGGCACCCGATTTTTGTGCCCGTCTGCGAACCGGATCACCAGCTGAGTTGGACCCCATGGACCCCCGGCGTCGAGATGGTTCGCAGCGTCCTGGCCCCCGTCATGGAACCCGTGGGACCCCGACTTCCCTTTTCCTCGTTGGGACAGGTAGCCGGGATCCTGCTGCCCGCACTGGCCGCCGACACGACCGGCGTGCGCCTGGGGCAGGGCGGCGGGTACTACGACCGGTTCCTGGCTTCGTTGGGGAACGCGGTGCGAGGCTCTGTCACGGCTGGCACAGCGGCCAGCACAGCGGCAGGCGACTTCGGCGCAGCAGACGGATTCGGCGCAGTGCCGACGGCCGCCGTCGTGCATGACAGCGAAGTGTTTGCGCCGGGGCTCCTCCCCCACGACACCCTGGACAAGCCCGTGGACTACGTCGTGACACCGTCGGGCTACCGACCTGTCACGTCCGCGCGATCCGGTGCAGGGGTGGGTTGA
- the guaA gene encoding glutamine-hydrolyzing GMP synthase, with the protein MTNPATAQTSQKPVLVVDYGAQYAQLIARRVREANVYSEIVPHTYTTAQLLAKNPAAIILSGGPSSVYAEGAPNVGADLFEAGIPVLGICYGFQAMAAALGGTVAETGLREYGSTQVQILGESRSILSDTNGEQTTWMSHGDSVQQAPEGFDVLASSAGAPVAAFANEEKCLFGVQWHPEVKHSEFGQKVLENFLFNGAKLEKNWTATSILDEQVARIREQIGTAKVICGLSGGVDSAVAAALVQRAVGDQLTCVFVNHGLLRQGEAEQVETDFVASTGAKLYVANEQDRFLNALAGVSDPETKRKIIGREFIRAFEEAERAIMAEAASEGEEIKFLVQGTLYPDVVESGGGEGAANIKSHHNVGGLPEDLRFELVEPLRALFKDEVRAVGAELGLPAEIVGRQPFPGPGLGIRIVGEITGERLELLRKADAIARAELTAAGLDNEVWQMPVVLLADVRSVGVMGDGRTYGHPIVLRPVSSEDAMTADWSRLPYDLLARISNRITNEVEGVNRVVLDVTSKPPGTIEWE; encoded by the coding sequence GTGACTAATCCCGCTACGGCCCAGACTTCCCAGAAGCCCGTCCTGGTTGTGGACTACGGTGCCCAGTACGCCCAGTTGATTGCGCGCCGTGTGCGTGAGGCCAATGTGTACTCGGAAATCGTGCCGCATACCTATACAACTGCGCAGTTGCTGGCTAAAAACCCAGCTGCCATCATCCTCTCCGGTGGACCTTCAAGTGTCTACGCAGAGGGTGCGCCGAACGTTGGCGCCGACCTTTTCGAAGCCGGAATCCCGGTCCTGGGCATTTGCTATGGCTTCCAGGCCATGGCCGCCGCCCTGGGCGGAACCGTTGCCGAGACGGGCCTGCGCGAATACGGTTCGACCCAGGTGCAGATCCTCGGCGAAAGCCGTTCCATCCTCAGCGACACCAATGGTGAACAGACCACCTGGATGAGCCACGGCGACAGCGTGCAGCAGGCACCCGAGGGCTTCGACGTCCTCGCGTCCTCCGCCGGCGCCCCCGTTGCAGCCTTCGCGAACGAGGAAAAGTGCCTGTTCGGTGTGCAGTGGCACCCCGAGGTCAAGCACTCCGAATTCGGCCAGAAGGTCCTGGAGAACTTCCTGTTCAACGGCGCCAAGCTGGAAAAGAACTGGACGGCCACGTCCATCCTCGACGAGCAGGTTGCCCGCATCCGCGAGCAGATCGGCACCGCCAAGGTCATTTGCGGTCTCTCCGGCGGCGTCGACTCCGCCGTTGCCGCGGCCCTCGTGCAGCGCGCAGTGGGCGACCAGCTCACCTGCGTGTTCGTCAACCACGGCCTGCTCCGCCAGGGCGAGGCCGAGCAGGTTGAGACCGACTTCGTAGCCTCCACCGGCGCCAAGCTGTACGTTGCCAACGAACAGGACCGCTTCCTGAACGCCCTTGCCGGCGTCTCCGATCCGGAAACCAAACGCAAGATCATCGGCCGCGAATTCATCCGCGCCTTCGAGGAAGCCGAACGCGCCATCATGGCCGAGGCCGCCTCCGAGGGCGAAGAGATCAAGTTCCTGGTCCAGGGCACCCTGTACCCCGACGTCGTCGAATCCGGCGGCGGCGAAGGTGCAGCCAACATCAAGAGCCACCACAACGTGGGCGGCCTCCCCGAGGACCTGCGCTTCGAGCTCGTTGAGCCGCTGCGTGCGCTCTTCAAGGACGAGGTCCGTGCCGTTGGCGCCGAGTTGGGCCTGCCCGCCGAGATCGTCGGCCGCCAGCCGTTCCCCGGCCCCGGCCTGGGTATCCGCATCGTCGGCGAAATCACCGGCGAACGCCTGGAACTGCTGCGCAAGGCTGACGCCATTGCCCGTGCAGAACTGACGGCAGCCGGCCTGGACAACGAAGTGTGGCAGATGCCCGTTGTGCTGCTCGCCGATGTCCGCAGCGTTGGCGTGATGGGCGACGGCCGCACCTACGGCCACCCGATCGTGCTGCGCCCGGTCTCCAGCGAGGACGCCATGACGGCCGACTGGTCACGCCTGCCGTACGACCTGCTGGCTCGGATCTCCAACCGAATCACCAACGAGGTGGAAGGGGTCAACCGGGTTGTCCTGGACGTCACCTCCAAGCCGCCGGGAACCATTGAGTGGGAGTAA
- a CDS encoding GNAT family N-acetyltransferase gives MWGQAIWPVTLESGDLILRPIKLRDRAEWMRVRSRNAAWLQPWEASNPVGQGDLPTFGGMVRALNGQARDATALPFVITERVPHQAKPALVGQLTVSSIMWGSAMMATLGYWVDQGRAGRGIAPTAAAMVTDHCFQTLGLHRMEINIRPENAASLRVVEKLGFRDEGLRPRYLHINGEWADHRSFALTAEEVPGGILPRWLANR, from the coding sequence ATGTGGGGCCAGGCCATTTGGCCGGTGACTCTGGAATCCGGTGACTTGATCCTGCGCCCCATCAAGCTTCGCGACAGGGCTGAATGGATGCGGGTGCGCTCCCGCAACGCCGCCTGGCTGCAACCGTGGGAGGCGTCCAACCCCGTGGGGCAGGGTGATCTGCCAACCTTTGGCGGCATGGTGCGGGCCCTGAATGGCCAGGCCCGTGACGCTACTGCGCTGCCGTTCGTCATCACCGAGCGCGTGCCCCACCAAGCCAAGCCCGCATTGGTGGGGCAGCTGACGGTTTCCTCGATCATGTGGGGCTCGGCCATGATGGCCACCCTGGGGTATTGGGTGGATCAGGGGCGGGCCGGGCGCGGCATTGCCCCGACCGCCGCGGCGATGGTGACGGACCACTGCTTCCAGACGTTGGGCCTGCACCGGATGGAGATCAACATCCGGCCCGAAAACGCCGCCAGCCTGCGTGTGGTGGAGAAACTTGGCTTCCGGGATGAGGGGCTGCGTCCCCGTTACCTGCACATCAACGGGGAGTGGGCCGATCATCGCAGCTTCGCGTTGACGGCCGAGGAGGTTCCGGGCGGAATTCTCCCCAGGTGGCTGGCAAACCGCTAA
- the galU gene encoding UTP--glucose-1-phosphate uridylyltransferase GalU, with amino-acid sequence MTSVPRVRKAVIPAAGLGTRFLPATKAMPKEMLPVVDKPAIQYVVQEAVSAGLTDVLMITGRNKRALEDHFDRVPVTEQLLEAKGDAERLAAVQHATDLGEIHYVRQGDPKGLGHAVLRAKTHVGDEPFAVLLGDDLIDERDELLTTMIDVQARTGGSVVALIEVPMDKISAYGCADMTVIEGEDYVRVNQLVEKPAVEDAPSNLAVIGRYVLHPAVFEVLENTPPGRGDEIQLTDALQTLATREGDGGGVYGVVFRGRRYDTGDKLSYLKAVVTLACESEDLGADLREWLGEFTADLQK; translated from the coding sequence ATGACTTCTGTACCACGTGTCCGTAAAGCCGTTATTCCTGCGGCCGGTTTGGGGACCCGTTTCCTGCCGGCCACCAAGGCCATGCCCAAGGAAATGCTTCCCGTTGTTGACAAGCCTGCCATCCAATATGTGGTGCAGGAAGCCGTCAGCGCCGGATTGACGGACGTTTTGATGATCACCGGGCGCAACAAGCGCGCCCTGGAAGACCACTTTGACCGCGTGCCCGTCACCGAGCAGCTGCTCGAGGCCAAGGGCGACGCCGAGCGTCTCGCCGCCGTCCAGCACGCGACCGACCTGGGTGAGATCCACTATGTGCGCCAGGGCGATCCCAAGGGCCTGGGCCACGCGGTGCTGCGCGCCAAGACCCACGTGGGCGACGAGCCCTTCGCCGTGTTGCTCGGCGATGACCTCATCGACGAGCGCGATGAGCTGCTGACCACCATGATCGACGTCCAGGCCCGCACCGGCGGCTCCGTGGTGGCGCTGATCGAGGTGCCCATGGACAAGATTTCCGCCTACGGCTGCGCCGACATGACGGTCATCGAAGGCGAAGACTACGTACGCGTCAACCAGCTGGTGGAAAAGCCGGCTGTGGAGGACGCTCCGTCCAACCTGGCCGTGATCGGCCGCTACGTGCTGCACCCGGCCGTTTTTGAAGTACTGGAGAACACCCCTCCGGGACGCGGCGACGAAATCCAGCTGACCGACGCCCTGCAGACCCTCGCCACCCGTGAAGGTGACGGCGGGGGCGTGTACGGCGTCGTGTTCCGCGGCCGCCGCTACGACACCGGTGACAAGCTCAGCTACCTGAAGGCGGTGGTGACCCTGGCCTGCGAGAGCGAAGATCTGGGCGCGGACCTGCGTGAATGGCTGGGCGAGTTCACCGCAGACCTGCAGAAGTAG
- a CDS encoding RcpC/CpaB family pilus assembly protein yields the protein MRSANSPEAPSRYAPPRWGGSPFAGRTPPATPREKFVRWLRRRRRLVAALLLCAATAIAVQQLTPARPVTTNVLVAAHDLPAGHTLVPTDLMPAAVSPAMVPDGTLTPPGNVGANVGDAASRASPPNDGDTADTGDTGDTGSTGRTGGTADTAGAAAGHAGAAGTSTQTVPAGSWVGRQVSGPVRRGEVMTDAALLGDELLIGAPPGSQAVPLRLADPSTVRLLRQGQLVNVVLSSSAGLDGPTSNDVLARSVPVLWTPNLAASTGGLLPSQETDGLVVVAATAEQASLLAGASARGKVFLVLVN from the coding sequence ATGAGGTCAGCCAACAGCCCGGAAGCACCGTCACGATACGCCCCACCCCGCTGGGGCGGCTCCCCCTTTGCCGGGCGCACTCCCCCGGCCACGCCACGCGAGAAATTCGTTCGCTGGCTGCGCCGGCGCCGACGGTTGGTGGCCGCGCTCCTGCTCTGTGCCGCCACTGCCATAGCCGTGCAGCAACTCACGCCGGCCCGCCCCGTCACGACCAACGTCCTGGTGGCAGCCCATGACCTCCCCGCCGGACACACCCTTGTTCCGACCGACCTCATGCCCGCGGCCGTCAGCCCGGCCATGGTTCCCGACGGCACGCTCACGCCACCGGGCAATGTGGGCGCCAATGTGGGCGACGCGGCCAGCCGCGCATCGCCCCCTAACGACGGCGACACGGCAGACACCGGCGACACCGGCGACACCGGCAGCACAGGCCGTACGGGCGGCACCGCGGACACCGCCGGTGCGGCAGCCGGCCATGCTGGAGCCGCAGGAACTTCGACTCAGACCGTCCCGGCTGGGTCCTGGGTAGGCCGGCAGGTTTCCGGGCCTGTGCGCCGGGGTGAGGTGATGACGGATGCCGCGCTACTTGGCGACGAGCTGCTGATCGGTGCCCCGCCCGGAAGCCAGGCCGTGCCGTTGAGGCTTGCCGACCCCAGCACCGTTCGTCTGCTGCGGCAGGGCCAATTGGTCAACGTGGTGCTGAGCTCCAGCGCGGGCCTGGACGGGCCTACAAGCAATGATGTCCTGGCCAGGTCCGTTCCCGTGCTGTGGACCCCCAACCTTGCTGCGTCGACCGGAGGGCTGCTGCCCAGCCAGGAGACCGATGGCCTGGTGGTGGTTGCGGCCACCGCCGAGCAGGCTTCACTGCTGGCCGGGGCGTCGGCCCGCGGCAAGGTGTTCCTGGTGCTCGTCAACTGA